From a region of the Zingiber officinale cultivar Zhangliang chromosome 4B, Zo_v1.1, whole genome shotgun sequence genome:
- the LOC121975493 gene encoding BEL1-like homeodomain protein 2 has protein sequence MGVATQLIRSSIKDPLGHPPTSPASHMSSQGFHRGFLGFADGLGSGNRDHLEQQSRQDKLRVQQQQQGFDGGAGGHLVPMEDETGIYESASVGAAAAAGHILSDIFNFQPPLGLAAQMEHPIIPAGGYGHIIPSRSVAAGGGAADWYGANRHPHDQHQHNSVHAGLTADNSAAAAMQLFLMNPPAMQPPPQQIGSPSSPPHVTDFHHQPFTESSPFGQGLSLSLSSSLQHLEMAKAADELRMRQGAIYFNNNQPQLQDQQLHAAAFGGCGAGVVNVLLRSSNYSKAAQELLEEFCSMCNGQFKGNTLTKRGRSSASTPAASSSKHDLSALSSAERFEHQRKKTKLISMLDEVDRRYGRYCDQMQLVVNSFDSVMGFGAAKPYTALAQRAMSRHFRCLKDAIAAQLKQTSDALGDKDGAGAAAGSAGTITKGSTPRLRLLDHKLRQHRSFNQLAVTEPESWRPQRGLPERSVSILRGWLFEHFLHPYPSDADKQLLARQTGLSRNQVANWFINARVRLWKPMVEEMYLQESNAEEEEEEELPLPEDGMDGKDQRTHSPPLGSGDGASAGTSWRHDHHGGYLRPSSSEIAGEEKSGGGGGGGCGDVSLTLGLRHSGGGGRGSSEKSSKLTVRDSSNCTST, from the exons ATGGGAGTAGCCACGCAGCTGATCAGGAGCTCGATCAAGGATCCGCTCGGACATCCGCCTACATCGCCGGCGTCGCACATGTCCAGCCAGGGCTTCCACCGAGGCTTCTTAGGCTTCGCCGACGGGTTGGGCAGCGGCAACCGGGACCACCTAGAGCAGCAAAGCAGGCAGGACAAGCTCCGggtgcagcagcagcagcagggcTTCGATGGCGGCGCAGGAGGACACTTGGTCCCCATGGAAGACGAGACTGGAATCTACGAGTCCGCTTCCGTCGGAGCCGCTGCCGCCGCGGGCCACATACTGTCCGACATATTCAATTTTCAACCGCCGCTGGGGTTGGCAGCGCAGATGGAACACCCGATTATTCCAGCGGGGGGCTACGGTCATATTATCCCTTCGAGATCTGTGGCCGCGGGCGGCGGCGCTGCCGACTGGTACGGCGCGAACCGACATCCTCACGACCAGCATCAGCATAATTCAGTACATGCCGGTTTGACCGCAGACAACTCCGCGGCCGCCGCGATGCAGCTCTTCCTCATGAACCCGCCGGCGATGCAACCGCCACCGCAACAAATCGGATCCCCATCTTCGCCACCACACGTCACCGACTTTCATCATCAGCCCTTCACTGAGTCGTCTCCCTTCGGCCAAGGACTCTCGCTCTCTCTCTCCTCCTCTCTGCAACACCTGGAGATGGCCAAGGCCGCCGACGAACTCCGGATGAGACAAGGGGCCATATATTTCAATAACAATCAACCCCAGCTGCAAGACCAACAGTTGCACGCCGCTGCCTTTGGAGGCTGCGGTGCCGGCGTCGTCAACGTGTTGCTGAGAAGCTCCAATTACTCCAAGGCGGCGCAAGAGCTACTGGAGGAATTCTGCAGCATGTGTAACGGACAATTCAAGGGAAATACACTCACAAAGCGCGGCCGCAGCAGCGCCTCAACTCCGGCCGCATCCTCATCGAAGCACGACCTTTCTGCTTTGTCTAGCGCCGAAAGATTTGAGCACCAGAGGAAGAAGACCAAGCTCATCTCCATGCTCGACGAG GTGGACAGGAGATACGGCCGCTACTGCGATCAGATGCAGCTGGTGGTGAACTCGTTCGACTCGGTGATGGGGTTCGGAGCGGCGAAGCCGTACACGGCGCTGGCGCAGAGGGCCATGTCGCGGCACTTCCGGTGCCTCAAGGACGCGATCGCAGCGCAGCTGAAGCAGACGTCCGACGCCCTCGGGGACAAGGATGGCGCCGGCGCCGCCGCCGGGAGCGCCGGCACCATCACCAAGGGATCAACTCCGCGGCTCCGCCTGCTCGACCATAAACTCCGGCAGCATCGCTCCTTCAACCAGCTGGCCGTGACGGAGCCGGAATCATGGCGGCCGCAGCGCGGCCTCCCGGAGCGCTCCGTCAGCATCCTCCGCGGCTGGCTCTTCGAGCACTTCCTCCACCC GTATCCGAGTGATGCGGATAAGCAGTTGCTGGCGAGGCAGACAGGTTTGTCCAGGAACCAG GTGGCCAATTGGTTTATCAACGCAAGGGTGAGACTGTGGAAACCGATGGTGGAGGAGATGTACCTCCAAGAATCCAatgcagaggaggaggaggaggaggagctgcCGTTGCCGGAGGACGGCATGGATGGGAAAGACCAACGAACGCACTCGCCGCCACTCGGGAGCGGCGACGGCGCCTCCGCAGGGACGTCTTGGCGTCATGATCATCACGGCGGCTACCTTCGACCTTCCTCTTCAGAAATAGCCGGCGAAGAGAAGtcaggaggcggcggcggcggcggctgcgGAGATGTGTCGCTCACGCTCGGACTACGGCACTCCGGCGGCGGGGGCAGAGGGTCGTCGGAGAAGAGCAGCAAGCTCACGGTTAGGGACTCTAGCAACTGTACTTCAACTTAA
- the LOC121975491 gene encoding kinesin-like protein KIN-7L isoform X2, whose amino-acid sequence MEKISVAVRFRPPAAVDPSPDRIWKVDDNRISLHRPLGTPISGVNFAFDYVFDPSYSNAMVYDLLIKSIIQAAIDGFNGTAFAYGQTSSGKTFTMNGSEEDPGIIPLGVKDVFRRIEMTTDREFLIRVSYMEIYNEEINDLLSFGNQKLPVHESLERGIYVAGLREEIVNCSEQVIELLKLGEANRHFGETNMNARSSRSHTIFRMVIESSARDSMKSGDVSNADAIRVSVLNLVDLAGSERVAKTGAGGARLREGKHINKSLMILGNVINKLSESGKQRGHIPYRDSKLTRILQPALGGNSKTSIICTVAPEEVHVEESRGTLQFASRAKRITNCAQVNEILTDAALLKRQKQEIEELREKLQGSHSEVLEQVILKQRNDMHKSELERERLAMELEKERTKRAALELCIKDQQKKLEDLGSLSTSDYASVSTQKKGFATMFDDTSVSKGEVLRTPNFKPVGDDFVAKRSSSFMELDSSPSLEAFGNTDDEDLWMQLNKGCITDLDMLQVTPDMKCRPLPSFRMPHEPALDEDATTKICHALATECDFNKQQLEALREKCTIMESECTLLKDKKSSLLEALSLSKQENKLIKAENEELVSKLNEEKQKFKELKEDIQRFGMTFVEKTELQVALLTKLKAMSEKIKTLKVPCDV is encoded by the exons ATGGAGAAGATCTCCGTCGCCGTCCGCTTCCGTCCCCCCGCAGCCGTCGATCCGTCCCCAGATCGGATTTGGAAGGTCGACGATAATCGCATCTCCCTTCACCGTCCCCTTGGAACCCCGATCTCCGGCGTCAACTTTGCTTTCG ACTATGTCTTCGATCCGAGCTATAGCAACGCCATGGTTTACGATCTCCTCATCAAATCCATCATCCAAGCCGCCATCGATGGTTTCAACG GTACTGCTTTCGCTTATGGGCAGACGAGCAGCGGGAAAACATTCACCATGAATGGTTCGGAAGAGGATCCTGGAATCATCCCTCTCGGCGTCAAGGATGTATTCCGTAGAATCGAAATG ACTACGGATCGCGAGTTCTTGATTAGGGTCTCGTATATGGAGATTTACAATGAAGAGATCAATGATCTATTGTCTTTTGGGAACCAGAAACTCCCTGTTCATGAGAGCTTGGAG CGAGGGATCTATGTGGCGGGTTTACGAGAGGAGATTGTGAACTGTTCTGAACAAGTGATCGAACTACTCAAACTCGGAGAAG CAAATAGACATTTCGGCGAAACTAACATGAACGCTCGGAGCAGCAGATCACATACTATATTTAGGATG GTTATTGAAAGCAGTGCGAGAGATTCCATGAAATCTGGAGATGTATCGAATGCAGATGCTATTCGTGTATCTGTTCTG AATTTAGTAGATTTAGCTGGTTCAGAGAGGGTTGCTAAAACAGGCGCAGGAGGAGCTAGACTTAGGGAGGGGAAACACATTAATAAGAGCTTAATGATTCTGGGAAATGTGATCAACAAACTCAGCGAGAGTGGAAAACAGAG GGGGCACATTCCGTATCGTGATAGTAAACTCACCCGCATTCTTCAACCGGCACTTGGTGGTAACTCAAAAACTTCTATAATTTGTACAGTTGCACCAGAAGAG GTTCATGTAGAAGAAAGTAGAGGGACCCTTCAATTTGCAAGCAGAGCCAAACGAATCACAAATTGTGCCCAAGTGAATGAG ATTCTAACAGATGCTGCTCTACTGAAACGACAAAAACAAGAGATCGAAGAATTACGTGAAAAGCTACAG GGTTCTCATTCAGAAGTATTGGAACAAGTCATCTTGAAGCAACGGAATGATATGCACAAG TCTGAATTAGAACGTGAAAGACTTGCAATGGAACTTgagaaagaaagaacaaaacgTGCAGCATTAGAACTTTGCATAAAGGATCAGCAAAAGAAGTTAGAAGATCTTGGCAGTCTCTCTACTTCAGACTACGCTTCAGTTTCGACTCAG AAAAAAGGCTTTGCAACCATGTTTGATGATACGAGTGTATCAAAGGGTGAGGTACTCAGAACTCCCAATTTTAAACCAGTAGGAGATGATTTTGTCGCGAAACGATCAAGTAGCTTCATGGAACTTGATTCAAGCCCTAGCCTTGAAGCTTTCGGTAACACAGACGATGAGGATCTCTGGATGCAGTTAAACAAAGGTTGCATCACTGATCTTGATATGCTTCAAGTGACACCAGATATGAAATGCCGACCATTGCCATCATTTCGTATGCCTCAT GAACCGGCATTGGATGAAGATGCAACAACTAAAATATGTCATGCCTTGGCAACTGAATGTGACTTCAATAAACAACAACTAGAAGCACTAAGGGAAAAGTGTACCATCATGGAAAGTGAATGCACCCTATTAAAAGACAAAAAATCTTCTCTATTAGAAGCTCTCTCCTTGTCCAAGCAAGAGAACAAGCTGATCAAAGCTGAAAACGAAGAATTAGTAAGCAAATTGAATGAAGAAAAGCAGAAGTTCAAGGAACTTAAAGAGGATATTCAGCGGTTTGGCATGACATTTGTGGAGAAGACAGAGTTACAAGTAGCCCTTCTCACCAAATTAAAGGCCATGTCGGAGAAAATTAAAACTCTTAAAGTTCCATGTGATGTTTAA
- the LOC121975491 gene encoding kinesin-like protein KIN-7L isoform X1 produces the protein MEKISVAVRFRPPAAVDPSPDRIWKVDDNRISLHRPLGTPISGVNFAFDYVFDPSYSNAMVYDLLIKSIIQAAIDGFNGTAFAYGQTSSGKTFTMNGSEEDPGIIPLGVKDVFRRIEMTTDREFLIRVSYMEIYNEEINDLLSFGNQKLPVHESLERGIYVAGLREEIVNCSEQVIELLKLGEANRHFGETNMNARSSRSHTIFRMVIESSARDSMKSGDVSNADAIRVSVLNLVDLAGSERVAKTGAGGARLREGKHINKSLMILGNVINKLSESGKQRGHIPYRDSKLTRILQPALGGNSKTSIICTVAPEEVHVEESRGTLQFASRAKRITNCAQVNEILTDAALLKRQKQEIEELREKLQGSHSEVLEQVILKQRNDMHKSELERERLAMELEKERTKRAALELCIKDQQKKLEDLGSLSTSDYASVSTQQKKGFATMFDDTSVSKGEVLRTPNFKPVGDDFVAKRSSSFMELDSSPSLEAFGNTDDEDLWMQLNKGCITDLDMLQVTPDMKCRPLPSFRMPHEPALDEDATTKICHALATECDFNKQQLEALREKCTIMESECTLLKDKKSSLLEALSLSKQENKLIKAENEELVSKLNEEKQKFKELKEDIQRFGMTFVEKTELQVALLTKLKAMSEKIKTLKVPCDV, from the exons ATGGAGAAGATCTCCGTCGCCGTCCGCTTCCGTCCCCCCGCAGCCGTCGATCCGTCCCCAGATCGGATTTGGAAGGTCGACGATAATCGCATCTCCCTTCACCGTCCCCTTGGAACCCCGATCTCCGGCGTCAACTTTGCTTTCG ACTATGTCTTCGATCCGAGCTATAGCAACGCCATGGTTTACGATCTCCTCATCAAATCCATCATCCAAGCCGCCATCGATGGTTTCAACG GTACTGCTTTCGCTTATGGGCAGACGAGCAGCGGGAAAACATTCACCATGAATGGTTCGGAAGAGGATCCTGGAATCATCCCTCTCGGCGTCAAGGATGTATTCCGTAGAATCGAAATG ACTACGGATCGCGAGTTCTTGATTAGGGTCTCGTATATGGAGATTTACAATGAAGAGATCAATGATCTATTGTCTTTTGGGAACCAGAAACTCCCTGTTCATGAGAGCTTGGAG CGAGGGATCTATGTGGCGGGTTTACGAGAGGAGATTGTGAACTGTTCTGAACAAGTGATCGAACTACTCAAACTCGGAGAAG CAAATAGACATTTCGGCGAAACTAACATGAACGCTCGGAGCAGCAGATCACATACTATATTTAGGATG GTTATTGAAAGCAGTGCGAGAGATTCCATGAAATCTGGAGATGTATCGAATGCAGATGCTATTCGTGTATCTGTTCTG AATTTAGTAGATTTAGCTGGTTCAGAGAGGGTTGCTAAAACAGGCGCAGGAGGAGCTAGACTTAGGGAGGGGAAACACATTAATAAGAGCTTAATGATTCTGGGAAATGTGATCAACAAACTCAGCGAGAGTGGAAAACAGAG GGGGCACATTCCGTATCGTGATAGTAAACTCACCCGCATTCTTCAACCGGCACTTGGTGGTAACTCAAAAACTTCTATAATTTGTACAGTTGCACCAGAAGAG GTTCATGTAGAAGAAAGTAGAGGGACCCTTCAATTTGCAAGCAGAGCCAAACGAATCACAAATTGTGCCCAAGTGAATGAG ATTCTAACAGATGCTGCTCTACTGAAACGACAAAAACAAGAGATCGAAGAATTACGTGAAAAGCTACAG GGTTCTCATTCAGAAGTATTGGAACAAGTCATCTTGAAGCAACGGAATGATATGCACAAG TCTGAATTAGAACGTGAAAGACTTGCAATGGAACTTgagaaagaaagaacaaaacgTGCAGCATTAGAACTTTGCATAAAGGATCAGCAAAAGAAGTTAGAAGATCTTGGCAGTCTCTCTACTTCAGACTACGCTTCAGTTTCGACTCAG CAGAAAAAAGGCTTTGCAACCATGTTTGATGATACGAGTGTATCAAAGGGTGAGGTACTCAGAACTCCCAATTTTAAACCAGTAGGAGATGATTTTGTCGCGAAACGATCAAGTAGCTTCATGGAACTTGATTCAAGCCCTAGCCTTGAAGCTTTCGGTAACACAGACGATGAGGATCTCTGGATGCAGTTAAACAAAGGTTGCATCACTGATCTTGATATGCTTCAAGTGACACCAGATATGAAATGCCGACCATTGCCATCATTTCGTATGCCTCAT GAACCGGCATTGGATGAAGATGCAACAACTAAAATATGTCATGCCTTGGCAACTGAATGTGACTTCAATAAACAACAACTAGAAGCACTAAGGGAAAAGTGTACCATCATGGAAAGTGAATGCACCCTATTAAAAGACAAAAAATCTTCTCTATTAGAAGCTCTCTCCTTGTCCAAGCAAGAGAACAAGCTGATCAAAGCTGAAAACGAAGAATTAGTAAGCAAATTGAATGAAGAAAAGCAGAAGTTCAAGGAACTTAAAGAGGATATTCAGCGGTTTGGCATGACATTTGTGGAGAAGACAGAGTTACAAGTAGCCCTTCTCACCAAATTAAAGGCCATGTCGGAGAAAATTAAAACTCTTAAAGTTCCATGTGATGTTTAA